The Haloplanus sp. CK5-1 genome contains a region encoding:
- a CDS encoding polymer-forming cytoskeletal protein produces MSLFNSSLNQDNRGAAPLIGFILLFGFLIITLAGYQAYVVPQQNSGVEFQHFQEVRNGMVDVRSSISTAGQADVSQYPTVELGTNYPSRIITVNPPPPSGTLRTSQSYDIRIEEQSGDGQETVPTRFLEYQNGYNELDIGPIWYENSVLYLDERNNGGGIAIYQEQNIIAGNETARVTALQNKFSVSSTGRVTLNLYPVESASVNISDFEGDLTIKIPSRLNGSTYWDEAIDTSGSSTLSYQGTESYPGESDIYWVVLTVDADALNFNTVGIDSAPEGQASAKQGVGVVSQDDESNTAPQCEPGDENVDGDRNGDIAVTGNVKINSGNTVTGDIIANGNVNVNSGAEVDGNIRAGGNANVNSGAEVSGDVSAGGSITDNNRGGGQGIQGSTNENIAGYSPCNN; encoded by the coding sequence ATGTCCTTATTCAATTCTTCACTAAATCAGGATAACCGAGGAGCAGCACCACTCATCGGCTTTATTTTGCTTTTTGGGTTTCTTATTATCACGCTCGCAGGCTACCAAGCTTATGTCGTTCCTCAACAAAATAGTGGAGTTGAATTCCAGCATTTCCAAGAAGTACGAAATGGAATGGTTGATGTCCGGAGTTCCATTTCGACGGCTGGACAAGCGGATGTTTCCCAGTATCCGACAGTAGAACTTGGGACAAACTATCCGAGTCGAATAATCACAGTTAATCCTCCCCCACCGTCTGGGACATTACGGACAAGCCAATCATATGATATCCGTATTGAGGAGCAGTCTGGTGACGGTCAAGAGACAGTACCGACTCGATTCCTTGAATATCAAAATGGGTATAACGAACTGGATATCGGTCCAATATGGTATGAAAATTCAGTTCTCTATCTTGATGAACGAAATAATGGTGGAGGGATCGCAATTTATCAAGAGCAAAATATCATCGCGGGGAATGAAACAGCCCGTGTAACCGCGCTACAAAACAAATTCAGCGTTTCGTCAACTGGTAGAGTGACCTTAAATCTGTATCCAGTCGAGAGTGCCAGTGTAAATATCAGCGACTTTGAGGGTGACCTTACAATCAAAATACCCAGCAGACTGAATGGTTCCACGTACTGGGATGAGGCCATCGATACATCGGGATCGAGTACGCTTTCATACCAAGGAACGGAATCATATCCCGGCGAGTCAGACATTTACTGGGTGGTCCTGACTGTTGATGCCGATGCTCTCAATTTCAACACTGTCGGGATAGACTCCGCCCCAGAGGGCCAAGCATCTGCAAAGCAAGGAGTTGGAGTGGTGTCGCAAGATGACGAATCAAATACCGCCCCTCAATGCGAGCCTGGAGACGAAAATGTCGACGGAGATCGAAACGGGGACATTGCAGTCACTGGTAATGTGAAAATCAATTCTGGAAACACGGTTACTGGAGATATCATTGCCAATGGCAATGTGAACGTGAACTCAGGAGCTGAGGTAGACGGGAATATTCGGGCAGGCGGCAATGCGAACGTGAACTCAGGAGCTGAGGTATCTGGCGACGTTTCCGCTGGTGGAAGCATAACTGATAATAATCGTGGTGGTGGCCAAGGTATACAAGGCAGTACTAACGAAAATATCGCGGGTTACTCTCCGTGCAATAATTAA
- the trpG gene encoding anthranilate synthase component II — MNVLVIDNFDSFTYNLVEYISDHPDPVTGEDIAVEVRKNTATLEEVRAVDPDAIVISPGPGHPKNDRDVGVTTAVLREVSPDIPTLGVCLGLEAAVYAYGGAVGHAPEPIHGKAFPVDHDGEGVFAGLEPGFRAGRYHSLVATAVPDVFAVTATTTHEHDGERTELVMGIRHHDHPIECVQFHPESVLTAVGHDVIDNFLRAARTPDAHA, encoded by the coding sequence ATGAACGTCCTCGTGATTGACAACTTCGACTCGTTTACGTACAACCTGGTCGAGTACATCTCGGACCACCCCGACCCGGTGACGGGCGAGGACATCGCCGTCGAGGTACGGAAGAACACGGCCACCCTGGAGGAGGTCCGCGCCGTCGATCCCGACGCCATCGTCATCAGCCCCGGTCCGGGCCACCCGAAGAACGACCGGGACGTTGGCGTCACCACCGCCGTCCTCCGAGAGGTGAGTCCGGATATCCCGACCCTGGGGGTCTGTCTCGGCCTCGAAGCCGCCGTCTACGCCTACGGAGGGGCCGTCGGCCACGCCCCCGAACCGATCCACGGGAAGGCCTTCCCCGTCGACCACGACGGGGAGGGTGTATTCGCCGGCCTCGAACCGGGCTTTCGCGCCGGTCGCTACCACTCGCTGGTGGCCACGGCGGTTCCGGACGTCTTCGCGGTGACCGCGACGACGACCCACGAACACGACGGCGAGCGGACGGAACTAGTCATGGGGATCCGCCACCACGACCACCCCATCGAGTGCGTACAGTTCCACCCGGAGAGCGTGCTGACTGCGGTCGGCCACGACGTGATCGACAACTTCCTCCGGGCGGCGCGGACGCCGGACGCCCACGCCTAG
- the trpE gene encoding anthranilate synthase component I, whose translation MTPDADRADFVDALDGRTDPVVAHLAVELDAETTPLSAYAALDDRSDYGFLLESAEKTPSSDPEGAFTSGESGDRHARYSFVGYDPEAVVSVTGSDVTVDELGGRAGELVADRAGADDAGADVLDALRTALPALDRVGFPSVDRQHLDGGLVGFLAYDAVYDLWLDEVGVDRPDPIVPDAEFVLTTRTLAFDHVEDTVELVFTPVVDPDMDAGTVYDALVDEATTVDATLAEADVPETGGFVRTGERVGPREAYEDAVRRAKRHVLDGDIYQGVVSRKRELEGEIDPLGLYEALRAVNPSPYMYLLRHGDRSIVGASPETLVSVRGDRVVSNPIAGTCPRGSGPVEDRRLAGEMLADGKERAEHTMLVDLARNDVRRVSEPGSVRVEEFMNVLKYSHVQHIESTVTGTLATDASDPGAGGERSPPFDAFDATRAAFPAGTLTGAPKVRAMEIIDELERDSRGVYGGGVGYYSWSGDVEFAIVIRTATVERGDPDRITVQAGAGIVADSDPASEYEETEQKMGGVLDAIERIETTPEVTR comes from the coding sequence GTGACGCCCGACGCCGACCGGGCGGACTTCGTCGACGCCCTCGACGGCCGAACGGATCCGGTCGTCGCCCACCTCGCCGTCGAACTCGACGCCGAGACGACCCCCCTGTCGGCGTACGCCGCCCTCGACGACCGGAGCGACTACGGCTTCCTCCTCGAGAGCGCGGAGAAGACGCCGTCGAGCGACCCCGAAGGAGCGTTCACCTCGGGCGAGAGCGGCGACCGGCACGCCCGCTACTCCTTCGTGGGCTACGACCCCGAGGCGGTCGTCTCGGTCACCGGGAGCGACGTGACCGTCGACGAACTCGGCGGCCGGGCCGGGGAACTGGTGGCGGACCGGGCGGGCGCCGATGATGCCGGTGCCGACGTCCTCGACGCCCTCCGGACGGCGCTCCCGGCCCTCGACCGGGTCGGCTTCCCGTCGGTCGATCGCCAGCATCTCGACGGGGGACTGGTCGGCTTCCTCGCCTACGACGCCGTCTACGACCTGTGGCTCGACGAGGTGGGGGTCGACCGGCCCGACCCGATCGTCCCCGACGCCGAGTTCGTCCTGACGACGCGGACGCTCGCCTTCGATCACGTCGAGGACACGGTCGAACTCGTCTTCACGCCCGTCGTCGACCCCGACATGGACGCAGGAACCGTCTACGACGCTCTCGTCGACGAGGCGACCACGGTCGACGCGACGCTCGCCGAGGCGGACGTCCCCGAGACTGGCGGGTTCGTCCGGACGGGCGAGCGCGTCGGCCCGCGCGAGGCGTACGAGGACGCCGTCCGGCGGGCGAAGCGCCACGTCCTCGACGGCGACATCTATCAGGGCGTCGTCTCGCGCAAGCGGGAACTCGAGGGAGAAATCGACCCCCTCGGACTCTACGAGGCGCTCCGAGCCGTCAACCCGTCGCCGTACATGTACCTCCTGCGCCACGGTGACCGTTCCATCGTGGGTGCGAGTCCGGAGACGCTCGTCTCGGTACGGGGCGACCGCGTCGTCTCCAACCCCATCGCGGGCACCTGTCCCCGCGGATCGGGGCCGGTCGAGGACCGGCGTCTCGCGGGCGAGATGCTCGCAGACGGGAAAGAGCGGGCCGAACACACGATGCTCGTGGACCTGGCGCGCAACGACGTGCGTCGTGTCTCGGAGCCGGGATCGGTCAGAGTCGAGGAGTTCATGAACGTCCTGAAGTACTCCCACGTCCAGCACATCGAGTCGACGGTGACTGGGACGCTCGCCACCGACGCGAGCGACCCCGGTGCGGGCGGGGAGCGATCGCCACCGTTCGACGCCTTCGACGCGACGCGTGCGGCCTTCCCGGCGGGGACGCTGACCGGCGCGCCCAAGGTGCGCGCCATGGAGATCATCGACGAGCTCGAACGCGACTCCCGTGGGGTGTACGGCGGCGGCGTCGGTTACTACTCGTGGTCCGGCGACGTCGAGTTCGCCATCGTCATCCGGACGGCGACGGTCGAGCGTGGCGACCCCGACCGGATCACGGTCCAAGCGGGGGCGGGCATCGTCGCCGACAGCGATCCGGCGAGCGAGTACGAGGAGACCGAACAGAAGATGGGTGGCGTCCTCGACGCCATCGAACGCATCGAGACGACGCCGGAGGTGACGCGATGA
- the trpD gene encoding anthranilate phosphoribosyltransferase: MQDYIERVTDGEDLTRTEARDAARAVFEEATEAQIGALLAALRSKGETETEIAGFAQGMRDAARTIDPDRTPLVDTCGTGGDDYDTINVSTTSAIVAAGADVAVAKHGNYSVSSSSGSADVLEVAGVDVEAEPPAVEEAIEHDGIGFMLAPVFHPAMKAVIGPRKELGMRTVFNVLGPLTNPAGADAQVVGVYDPDLVPVLARALAQMGIERAMVVHGAGMDEITLHDATTVAEVDGEEVTEYTLTPADLGLDRAPIEAVAGGGPEANAADLRGIVEGEVTGPKRDIILANAGAAIYVAGRAADLESGVDAAREAIDSGSAAAKLDDLRGA, translated from the coding sequence ATGCAGGACTACATCGAACGCGTTACCGACGGAGAGGACTTGACACGGACCGAGGCACGGGACGCGGCCCGCGCCGTCTTCGAGGAGGCGACGGAAGCCCAGATCGGGGCGTTGCTGGCGGCGCTCCGATCGAAAGGCGAGACGGAGACCGAGATTGCGGGGTTCGCACAGGGGATGCGCGACGCGGCCCGAACCATCGATCCCGACCGGACGCCGCTGGTCGACACCTGCGGCACCGGCGGCGACGACTACGACACGATCAACGTCTCGACGACGAGCGCCATCGTCGCCGCGGGGGCGGACGTCGCGGTCGCCAAACACGGCAACTACTCCGTCTCCTCCTCGTCGGGGAGCGCGGACGTCCTCGAGGTCGCGGGTGTCGACGTCGAGGCCGAACCCCCCGCCGTCGAGGAGGCCATCGAACACGACGGGATCGGCTTCATGCTCGCGCCCGTCTTCCACCCGGCGATGAAGGCCGTCATCGGTCCGCGGAAGGAACTGGGAATGCGGACGGTGTTCAACGTCCTCGGACCGCTGACCAACCCCGCCGGCGCGGACGCGCAGGTGGTCGGGGTCTACGATCCCGACCTCGTGCCAGTTCTCGCGCGTGCGCTCGCCCAGATGGGTATCGAGCGGGCGATGGTGGTCCACGGTGCCGGGATGGACGAGATCACCCTCCATGACGCGACGACCGTCGCGGAGGTCGACGGCGAGGAGGTGACCGAGTACACGCTGACGCCCGCCGACCTCGGCCTCGACAGGGCACCGATCGAGGCGGTCGCGGGCGGCGGTCCGGAGGCGAACGCGGCGGACCTCCGGGGGATCGTCGAGGGCGAGGTGACGGGACCGAAACGCGACATCATCCTCGCGAACGCGGGTGCAGCCATCTACGTCGCGGGGCGGGCAGCCGACCTCGAATCGGGCGTCGACGCCGCCCGCGAGGCCATCGACTCCGGGTCGGCGGCAGCGAAACTCGACGACCTTCGGGGTGCCTGA
- a CDS encoding phytoene/squalene synthase family protein: MVTDDGVSQGKEIQRRTGTTFHFATRLLPTRIREATYVLYAFFRVADEVVDDAEGVPPDEQRRELERLRAAALGEEPRSSKSESEEPRSSANQSQSAADDPVLAAFAEMRDRHGIDDADVHAFVDAMLTDVTKERYESYEELRAYMDGSAAAVGRMMTAVMDPEAYEEALPHATALGEAFQLTNFLRDVGEDAVERDRIYLPATTLEEYGVDPEAILDLEYSEAFADAMRHEMQRTEGLYQDGVAGIQYLPEDCQFAVTLAAVLYADHHRLIREREFDVLSATPELSTGRKVSLLVRTALNWAVLRDPEAVFYRVGAVPASAPTGTGPEAETSLLDWLPTR, translated from the coding sequence GTGGTGACCGACGACGGCGTCTCACAGGGCAAGGAGATACAGCGGCGGACGGGGACGACGTTCCACTTCGCCACCCGACTCCTCCCCACACGCATCCGCGAGGCCACCTACGTCCTCTACGCGTTCTTCCGGGTGGCCGACGAGGTGGTCGACGACGCAGAGGGGGTGCCACCGGACGAACAGCGGAGGGAACTCGAACGGCTCCGCGCGGCGGCGCTGGGCGAGGAGCCACGCTCCTCGAAGAGCGAGAGCGAGGAGCCACGCTCCTCGGCAAACCAGAGCCAGTCGGCGGCGGACGACCCGGTCCTCGCTGCCTTCGCGGAGATGCGCGACCGACACGGCATCGACGACGCCGACGTCCACGCGTTCGTCGACGCGATGCTGACGGACGTGACGAAGGAACGGTACGAGTCCTACGAGGAACTCCGGGCGTACATGGACGGCTCCGCGGCCGCAGTCGGGCGGATGATGACGGCGGTGATGGACCCCGAAGCGTACGAGGAGGCACTCCCCCACGCGACGGCGCTCGGCGAGGCGTTCCAACTGACGAACTTCCTCCGGGACGTCGGTGAAGACGCCGTCGAACGCGACCGGATCTACCTCCCGGCGACGACGCTCGAAGAGTACGGCGTCGACCCCGAAGCGATCCTCGATTTGGAGTACTCCGAGGCCTTCGCCGACGCGATGCGCCACGAGATGCAGCGGACCGAGGGGCTGTACCAGGACGGCGTGGCGGGCATCCAGTACCTCCCCGAGGACTGCCAGTTCGCAGTGACGCTCGCGGCGGTGCTGTACGCCGACCACCACCGACTCATCCGCGAGCGCGAGTTCGACGTGCTGAGCGCGACGCCCGAACTCTCGACGGGGCGGAAGGTGTCGCTGCTCGTCCGCACCGCGCTCAACTGGGCCGTGCTCCGGGACCCCGAAGCGGTGTTCTACCGTGTCGGCGCGGTGCCGGCGAGCGCCCCAACCGGGACGGGGCCGGAGGCCGAGACGAGCCTCCTCGACTGGTTGCCCACCCGCTAA
- a CDS encoding adenosylcobalamin-dependent ribonucleoside-diphosphate reductase, whose translation MSTHDFDADEVELPIKRTDGETLEERLTANAYHNILPARYLRKDANGELIEDPEDLFPRVAKNIALAEAVFEARKQGTEITVTPDQLKPDHPRRDELAEEVFGTGTTADADAETALTEYNVNKFAYETVVPELPEDVRETVEGTRTEFETLMEDLSFMPNSPTLMNAGDELQQLSACFVDSPEDDIDDIHQTAKEAAQVFQSGGGMGYAFWRLRPYGDPVGSTGGIASGPITFMRTFDQMCETIAQGGARRGAQMGVMRISHPDVIQFIHAKNKDVSLAHTLRLNDPDDFTHNSFADALEEARELIDDEGKVPKHLRNAVEGHLSNFNISVGITDAFMKALQAGEEFTFTNPRTGEAHVATPETKELYDMFGLGEYVEVGEELSMPAEVIWEDIVEGAHENGEPGVIYLERVNKKHSFDIEENPSHRILATNPCGEQPLEEYEACNLGHINLSTLADTGAPDWRVWAEHHEDEYDTTEAAVEAFLEAAIDWDEFDHRIEYGTRFLENVVTMSDFPVDEIEQKVREMRKIGLGVMGLAQLYVQLGIRYGSDTGNEVARQLMTHINHGSKRASHELAADRGSFADWDDSKYADPTRYREWFEHHTGEDADEWADGYPIRNHNTTTIAPTGTTSMVGNTTGGCEPIYNVAYYKNVSDDVQGDEMLVEFDDYFLRTLEANDLDIDAVKAEAQEQMAANAFDGVEGLETVPNAIGELFVVTGDLSGKQHAAVQCACQQGVDSAISKTCNFPNSASIEDMDEVYRYIYEHGGKGVTVYRDGTRSKQVLTTRAKNTEFADESEAAEALVEQIEEVFGGVEGFLENEDVQAVLDAQLEELLAAADGEREPELGTKRPRPDVLHGVTQRIDTGYGKLYVNINEDDAGRPFELFANIGNSGGFTASFTEALAKTISTALRSGVDPREIASELQGIRSPKVAWDKGEQINSIPDAIGTAMRRYLDDEIDRPYPKQQNLSELEKAEARAMDEEPEPEADGGATAASGVDDDTADLLAAGESPECPECGGMNLNYTEGCKTCESCGWSEC comes from the coding sequence ATGAGTACGCACGATTTCGACGCCGACGAAGTAGAACTACCGATCAAACGCACGGACGGCGAGACGCTCGAGGAGCGACTCACCGCCAACGCGTACCACAACATCCTGCCAGCACGGTACCTCCGGAAGGACGCCAATGGGGAACTGATCGAGGATCCGGAGGACCTCTTCCCGCGCGTCGCGAAGAACATCGCCCTCGCGGAGGCGGTGTTCGAGGCGCGCAAGCAGGGGACGGAGATCACGGTCACGCCAGACCAGTTGAAGCCGGACCACCCTCGACGGGACGAACTCGCCGAGGAGGTGTTCGGTACGGGGACGACGGCCGATGCGGACGCGGAGACGGCGCTCACCGAGTACAACGTCAACAAGTTCGCCTACGAGACGGTCGTGCCGGAACTGCCGGAGGACGTTCGGGAGACCGTCGAGGGGACGCGGACGGAGTTCGAGACGCTGATGGAGGACCTCTCCTTTATGCCGAACTCGCCGACGCTGATGAACGCGGGCGACGAACTCCAGCAACTCTCGGCGTGTTTCGTCGACTCGCCCGAGGACGACATCGACGACATCCACCAGACGGCCAAGGAGGCCGCACAGGTGTTCCAGTCCGGCGGCGGCATGGGCTACGCGTTCTGGCGGCTCCGCCCCTACGGCGACCCCGTCGGCTCGACCGGCGGCATCGCGTCGGGACCGATCACGTTCATGCGCACCTTCGACCAGATGTGCGAGACCATCGCGCAGGGGGGCGCGCGTCGGGGCGCACAGATGGGCGTCATGCGCATCTCCCACCCCGACGTCATCCAGTTCATCCACGCCAAGAACAAGGACGTCTCGCTGGCTCACACGCTCCGACTCAACGACCCCGACGACTTCACGCACAACTCCTTTGCGGACGCCTTGGAGGAGGCCCGTGAACTCATCGACGACGAGGGGAAGGTTCCCAAACACCTCCGCAACGCCGTCGAGGGTCACCTCTCCAACTTCAACATCTCCGTCGGCATCACGGACGCCTTCATGAAAGCGCTGCAGGCGGGCGAGGAGTTCACCTTCACCAATCCCCGGACCGGCGAAGCCCACGTCGCCACCCCGGAGACGAAGGAACTGTACGATATGTTCGGCCTCGGCGAGTACGTCGAGGTCGGCGAGGAACTGTCGATGCCGGCCGAGGTGATCTGGGAGGACATCGTCGAGGGAGCCCACGAGAACGGCGAACCCGGCGTCATCTACCTCGAACGGGTGAACAAAAAGCATTCGTTCGATATAGAAGAAAATCCAAGTCATAGGATTCTTGCAACAAATCCATGCGGCGAACAGCCGTTGGAGGAGTACGAGGCCTGCAACCTCGGACACATCAACCTCTCGACGCTCGCCGACACCGGCGCGCCGGACTGGCGGGTGTGGGCCGAGCACCACGAGGACGAGTACGACACGACCGAAGCGGCGGTCGAGGCGTTCTTGGAGGCGGCGATCGACTGGGACGAGTTCGACCACCGCATCGAGTACGGCACTCGCTTCCTCGAGAACGTCGTCACCATGTCGGACTTCCCGGTCGACGAGATCGAGCAGAAGGTCCGCGAGATGCGCAAGATCGGCCTGGGCGTCATGGGACTCGCCCAACTGTACGTCCAACTCGGCATCCGCTACGGGAGCGACACGGGCAACGAGGTCGCCCGCCAGTTGATGACCCACATCAACCACGGCTCGAAGCGGGCGTCCCACGAACTCGCCGCCGACCGTGGCTCCTTCGCCGACTGGGACGACTCGAAGTACGCCGACCCCACGAGGTATCGCGAGTGGTTCGAACACCACACCGGCGAGGACGCCGACGAGTGGGCCGACGGCTACCCGATCCGCAACCACAACACGACGACCATCGCGCCGACCGGCACCACCTCGATGGTCGGCAACACGACCGGCGGCTGTGAGCCCATCTACAACGTCGCCTACTACAAGAACGTCTCCGACGACGTGCAGGGCGACGAGATGCTCGTCGAGTTCGACGACTACTTCCTGCGGACGCTGGAGGCCAACGACCTCGACATCGACGCGGTGAAAGCGGAGGCCCAAGAGCAGATGGCCGCAAACGCGTTCGACGGCGTCGAGGGACTGGAGACGGTGCCGAACGCCATCGGCGAACTGTTCGTGGTCACCGGCGACCTCTCCGGGAAGCAACACGCCGCCGTCCAGTGTGCGTGTCAGCAGGGTGTCGACTCAGCCATCTCGAAGACCTGCAACTTCCCCAACTCGGCGTCCATCGAGGACATGGACGAGGTGTACCGCTACATCTACGAGCACGGCGGGAAGGGCGTCACCGTCTACCGCGACGGCACGCGCTCGAAGCAGGTGCTGACGACCCGCGCGAAAAACACCGAGTTCGCCGACGAGAGCGAGGCCGCCGAAGCACTCGTCGAACAGATCGAGGAGGTGTTCGGCGGCGTCGAGGGCTTCCTCGAGAACGAGGACGTCCAAGCCGTCCTCGACGCGCAGTTGGAGGAGCTGCTCGCGGCCGCCGACGGCGAACGCGAACCGGAACTCGGCACCAAGCGCCCGCGGCCGGACGTACTCCACGGCGTCACCCAGCGCATCGACACCGGCTACGGGAAACTGTACGTCAACATCAACGAGGACGACGCCGGACGGCCGTTCGAACTGTTCGCCAACATCGGCAACTCCGGGGGCTTCACCGCCTCCTTCACCGAGGCGCTGGCGAAGACCATCTCGACGGCGCTCCGGTCGGGCGTCGACCCCCGCGAGATCGCCTCCGAACTGCAGGGTATCCGCTCGCCGAAGGTCGCGTGGGACAAGGGCGAACAGATCAACTCCATCCCGGACGCCATCGGCACGGCGATGCGGCGCTACCTCGACGACGAGATCGACCGCCCCTATCCCAAACAGCAGAACCTCTCGGAACTGGAGAAGGCCGAAGCGCGGGCGATGGACGAGGAGCCCGAACCGGAAGCCGACGGCGGGGCGACCGCCGCGTCCGGTGTCGACGACGATACGGCGGACCTCCTCGCAGCCGGCGAGAGCCCCGAGTGCCCCGAGTGTGGCGGGATGAACCTCAACTACACCGAGGGCTGCAAGACCTGCGAGTCGTGTGGCTGGTCGGAGTGCTGA
- a CDS encoding HVO_2523 family zinc finger protein, which translates to MSVSGGRPCPRCETAMNRRHCKYVCPNHGVVYDCSDTFW; encoded by the coding sequence ATGTCAGTGTCAGGTGGGCGCCCCTGTCCACGCTGCGAGACGGCGATGAACCGCCGTCACTGCAAGTACGTCTGTCCGAACCACGGCGTCGTCTACGACTGCAGCGACACGTTCTGGTGA
- a CDS encoding phosphoribosylanthranilate isomerase, giving the protein MVRSKICGVTTEADLRAVADAGADAVGVLAEVSVDTPREVEPDRAADLIAAAPPFLSTVLVSMPDSATRAAELAGAVAPDAIQLHGDFDAEEIRYVRREARADVITAVDADDADRARRYDEVADAVLLDSTTESGAGGTGEPHDWDAAADLVTDLSTPVVLAGGLTPANVAEAVRTVGPYAVDVSSGVERTGGRKDHDAVARFVREADVEVPA; this is encoded by the coding sequence ATGGTCCGATCGAAGATCTGTGGCGTGACGACGGAGGCGGACCTCCGGGCGGTCGCCGACGCCGGTGCGGACGCGGTCGGCGTCCTCGCCGAGGTGTCGGTCGACACCCCCCGCGAGGTCGAACCCGATCGGGCGGCCGACCTGATCGCCGCCGCGCCGCCGTTCCTCTCGACGGTGCTGGTGTCGATGCCCGACTCGGCGACGCGAGCGGCCGAACTCGCCGGGGCCGTCGCGCCCGACGCGATCCAGTTGCACGGCGACTTCGACGCCGAGGAGATCCGTTACGTCCGCCGTGAGGCGCGAGCGGACGTGATCACCGCCGTCGACGCCGACGACGCCGACCGCGCCCGTCGCTACGACGAGGTGGCCGACGCCGTCCTGCTCGACTCGACGACCGAGTCCGGCGCGGGCGGGACGGGCGAACCACACGACTGGGACGCGGCGGCCGATCTGGTCACCGACCTCTCGACGCCGGTCGTCCTCGCGGGCGGCCTGACTCCGGCGAACGTCGCCGAGGCGGTGCGGACGGTCGGCCCCTACGCGGTCGACGTCTCCAGCGGCGTCGAGCGGACCGGGGGGCGGAAGGACCACGACGCAGTCGCCCGGTTCGTCCGCGAGGCGGACGTGGAGGTACCGGCGTGA
- the cruF gene encoding bisanhydrobacterioruberin hydratase: MADDGLERRAVATSPTRDVVQARLDALVRENRFTIAVVFPAVGAVLLVASAEGLLPAPLAFNPWLVLAGVLVMRAPLLVGVGPLLDWRAAVGVAGLCAYAYAVEYVGVTTGWPYGEFHYTVDLGPTVGGIPLALPVFFLPLVLNGYLLCLLLLGDRAGRVAVRLPVVVATVVLMDLVLDPGAVALGFWTYANGGAFYGVPRSNFLGWVGSATLSVLVLDRVLDRTALLDRLDLCPFMLDDLVSFVLLWGGINAWFGNALPVALAALFGLGLLWTDRFDSTPFRP; this comes from the coding sequence ATGGCTGACGACGGCCTAGAACGTCGCGCTGTGGCGACCAGCCCGACCCGCGACGTCGTTCAGGCTCGACTCGACGCCCTCGTCCGCGAGAACCGCTTCACTATCGCCGTCGTCTTCCCCGCCGTGGGTGCCGTCCTCCTCGTCGCGAGCGCCGAGGGACTCCTCCCGGCGCCGCTCGCGTTCAACCCGTGGCTCGTGCTCGCGGGCGTCCTGGTGATGCGCGCGCCGCTGCTCGTGGGCGTCGGACCGCTCCTCGACTGGCGGGCGGCAGTCGGCGTCGCCGGCCTCTGTGCGTACGCCTACGCCGTCGAGTACGTCGGCGTCACCACCGGGTGGCCGTACGGCGAGTTCCACTACACCGTCGACCTCGGCCCGACGGTCGGCGGGATTCCGCTCGCGCTCCCTGTCTTCTTCCTTCCGCTCGTACTGAACGGCTACCTGCTCTGTCTGCTTCTCCTCGGTGACCGCGCGGGACGCGTCGCCGTCCGCCTCCCCGTCGTCGTCGCCACGGTGGTGCTGATGGACCTCGTTCTCGACCCCGGTGCGGTGGCGCTCGGGTTCTGGACGTACGCCAACGGCGGTGCGTTCTACGGCGTCCCGCGCTCGAACTTCCTCGGGTGGGTGGGATCGGCGACCCTCTCGGTCCTCGTCCTCGACCGAGTGCTCGACCGGACTGCGCTCCTCGACCGTCTGGATCTGTGTCCGTTCATGCTCGACGATCTCGTCTCTTTCGTCCTGCTCTGGGGTGGTATCAACGCGTGGTTCGGCAACGCCCTCCCCGTCGCTCTCGCGGCGCTGTTCGGGCTCGGACTCCTGTGGACCGACCGATTCGACTCGACGCCGTTCCGACCTTAG